The Coccidioides posadasii str. Silveira chromosome 3, complete sequence genome contains a region encoding:
- a CDS encoding uncharacterized protein (EggNog:ENOG410PH8B~COG:I~BUSCO:7153at33183) — MSKPQVHVAIVGAGLGGLAAAIGIARAGHKVTLLEQAPELGEIGAGIQIPPNASLILKRWGILDAIEEVSVRPKDFILRSYRDGKVLSVQNVLPYTENRYGTPYLHIHRADYHKILLKEAIRQGVEILLDSTVIGVDFEKPAIHLKEKPDFHADVVIGADGLKSACREALLGRPDPPRLTGDLAYRIIVRAEDMRKHPELSEFLDQPCINYWMGPDAHAVCYFLQGGGLYNIVLICPDNLPELVNIAQADLEEMRAFFENWDPRLKVILDLVQETKKWRLQNSVEMATWCHPSGKFALLGDACHATLPYLAQGAAQAVEDGAVLGTLFEELDDKAQLSDLLAIYEKIRKSRTTRVVQGSTALRDIFHMHDGPSQEERDRVLLNEAPFEGFPNRWADPVFQQFLFGYDARAEALQAWDAYKKGKSPESIKGVESRL; from the exons ATGTCTAAGCCTCAAGTTCACGTCGCTATAGTTGGGGCCGGCCTTGGGGGCCTGGCTGCAGCGATTGGCATAGCAAGGGCCGGGCACAAGGTCACACTTCTGGAGCAAGCTCCGGAGCTGGGGGAG attGGAGCAGGCATCCAAATCCCCCCCAACGCGTCCCTGATTCTCAAGCGGTGGGGTATCCTAGACGCCATAGAAGAAGTCTCTGTTCGCCCGAAAGATTTTATCCTTCGTTCTTATCGGGATGGGAAAGTACTCTCAGTCCAAAATGTCCTTCCGTATACCGAAAACCGATATGGGACACCTTATCTCCATATTCACAGAGCAGATTATCACAAGATTCTTCTGAAGGAAGCGATAAGGCAAGGTGTAGAGATTCTACTTGACTCTACTGTGATAGGAGTAGATTTCGAGAAGCCAGCAATTCATTTGAAAGAAAAGCCTGATTTCCACGCCGATGTCGTCATTGGCGCTGATGGTCTTAAATCGGCGTGTCGAGAAGCCCTTCTTGGCCGGCCCGACCCTCCTCGCCTAACCGGGGATTTGGCATATCGAATTATCGTGAGGGCGGAAGACATGAGGAAACATCCTGAACTCTCGGAGTTCCTTGACCAGCCATGCATAAACTATTGGATGGGACCGGATGCTCATGCGGTGTGTTATTTCCTCCAGGGTGGTGGCCTATACAACATTGTTTTAATCTGCCCGGATAACCTTCCTGAGCTTGTGAATATTGCGCAGGCAGATCTGGAAGAAATGCGGGCTTTCTTTGAAAACTGGGACCCAAGGTTGAAGGTTATTCTTGATCTGGTCCAAGAAACCAAAAAATGGAGATTACAAAACAGTGTAGAAATGGCAACGTGGTGCCACCCGAGCGGAAAATTTGCATTGCTAGGGGATGCGTGCCATGCGACTCTTCCATACCT AGCACAGGGAGCGGCGCAAGCTGTGGAGGACGGGGCAGTTCTCGGCACTCTGTTTGAGGAGCTCGATGACAAGGCTCAGCTAAGCGATCTACTCGCTATTTATGAAAAAATACGAAAATCGAGAACAACTCGGGTGGTCCAGGGAAGCACAGCTCTTCGGGACATTTTCCATATGCACGACGGCCCAAGCCAGGAGGAGCGGGATAGGGTACTCCTGAATGAAGCACCCTTCGAAGGATTCCCTAACCGCTGGGCGGATCCAGTTTTCCAGCAGTTCTTGTTCGGATATGATGCACGTGCCGAAGCACTACAAGCATGGGACGCATATAAGAAAGGGAAATCCCCCGAGTCCATAAAGGGAGTTGAATCTCGCCTGTGA
- a CDS encoding uncharacterized protein (EggNog:ENOG410YGY2) has protein sequence MQTEALEPALGTPRFDPDVHKSPREDGPTSGEDSFVKSIITGSPQKSCTHNTWMDIKWDAPPESNSRVSPSDLAQIKDPLDAIDALEEALEEIGEALPTAQYHGLDSPQRGGTPVETSRSQNGETNHTVSNCSRKETTSLAISEGLSCMDGPPKDAGENAKPKTPRQAPSRAPEQTCETRTLSNSKPSKTSSNCTGPKVADRSVGEALAAGQLGHTPANVPKTSKTEQSKANRLSIASLSTSKPGFTPVKSTKPLTKPTFELPGEAISRRMKAQREQRLKKEEEELQRRRAFKASKIRYSIVPSTEVRETITSRSRANLSAAENSHKAPAQAGTRLNFSNSAQASPTDRTSLKHTGSDERLGRRTSFAPPRTRHSSVNSDLISRSSSLKAVSNLAGTNGAQTRNSMTSTKTPATKTDHIIQKSRGKEIFGQDRQLVQERERERKEREDAAKRARAEAAQRGRQASREWAERQKQKSKIVRASLNA, from the coding sequence ATGCAAACGGAAGCTTTGGAGCCTGCCCTCGGGACTCCGAGATTCGATCCCGATGTGCACAAGAGTCCGAGAGAGGATGGCCCAACGAGCGGTGAAGACTCCTTTGTTAAATCAATTATCACTGGCTCTCCCCAGAAATCCTGCACCCACAACACTTGGATGGATATAAAGTGGGACGCGCCACCTGAATCCAATTCACGTGTCTCTCCCAGCGATTTAGCACAAATAAAAGATCCCCTTGATGCTATTGACGCTCTAGAGGAAGCCCTTGAAGAAATCGGAGAAGCTTTACCGACAGCTCAATATCATGGTCTCGATTCCCCCCAAAGAGGGGGTACCCCGGTTGAAACTAGCAGGAGCCAAAATGGAGAGACTAACCACACGGTTTCCAATTGTTCAAGGAAAGAGACCACCAGCCTCGCGATATCGGAGGGGTTGTCATGCATGGACGGACCTCCCAAAGATGCAGGTGAAAATGCGAAGCCGAAGACTCCACGACAAGCACCAAGCCGAGCACCCGAGCAAACTTGCGAAACACGAACGTTGTCGAATTCCAAACCCAGCAAAACCTCTAGTAACTGCACGGGTCCCAAGGTAGCAGACCGCTCGGTTGGCGAAGCTCTCGCTGCAGGTCAACTTGGTCACACCCCAGCCAATGTGCCGAAGACTTCTAAGACCGAACAGTCCAAAGCGAACCGACTTAGCATCGCCTCACTTAGTACCTCAAAGCCAGGGTTTACACCAGTTAAGTCCACCAAACCCCTCACTAAACCGACCTTCGAGTTACCGGGCGAGGCCATTTCACGGCGCATGAAGGCTCAGCGAGAGCAGCGTCttaaaaaagaggaagaagaattACAGCGCAGACGGGCCTTTAAGGCTTCCAAAATTCGATACAGTATTGTTCCATCTACTGAAGTTAGAGAAACCATTACCAGCCGCTCCAGGGCGAACCTAAGTGCTGCTGAGAATTCTCACAAAGCTCCAGCCCAGGCAGGTACAAGATTGAATTTTTCAAACTCAGCGCAAGCGAGCCCTACAGATAGAACCTCCCTAAAACACACTGGATCCGATGAGCGCCTTGGACGGCGGACGAGTTTTGCGCCCCCAAGAACGCGTCATTCGTCGGTGAACAGTGACCTAATCTCGCGCTCCTCCAGTTTGAAAGCTGTGTCCAATCTTGCCGGGACAAACGGGGCCCAGACCAGAAATTCTATGACCTCTACAAAGACCCCAGCTACAAAGACCGATCACATAATACAGAAGTCCCGAGGGAAAGAAATATTCGGACAGGATCGTCAATTGGTACAGGAACGTGAGCGCGAGCGTAAAGAAAGGGAAGATGCTGCTAAACGTGCCAGAGCAGAAGCAGCACAGCGTGGAAGACAGGCAAGCCGCGAATGGGCAGAGcgacaaaagcaaaaatcCAAGATTGTCAGAGCGAGCCTCAATGCCTGA
- a CDS encoding uncharacterized protein (EggNog:ENOG410PRS3~COG:S~BUSCO:4501at33183), with amino-acid sequence MARLNDLPPATESLESLKRRFIRQNREIARANSIQSARIRTLESEVSRLLTENVALRDEISYLNREVEKCQGSQRFGNQLFSVKEKLEAKLAELSILVTDLGSLPRRAHPITPKESHSSDFLRSPSCCRQNVKPEKTVSTGDEDRLPVICEDKYFPRLTPEVEEIPESPINDQLQEDTLPCSISGSLLSLPANVSSPFFAEKSPESSKCSKVNLLSQNKLPALEPRRKRRDSSFLQDILPNAERFTDPDGYGHIPPRAGSKRKFDVQEEGEPSSAHSNCQDDFQFTRLNASSEDLPQEIDIRSEDQPIQRVFKHKRQPVGGKKPGRRALGPKSTNTNLRSPVKTDSEKVQLRGEGKRHFTQINGTPCSRTIKDERGSFDKLKSSVLEPNLSEFNPKAPIKGARSPKEVGHCLDTNPPVATPNMVDRAATSESADILPEPGPTDGKASANTRTRQSRRSRGPVSYAEPNLRDKMRRPTEELVDAVGEDRFRRISRSQPEHFQTPEEGDTINNNPVQAPQDPPTKLPDHEQMAEGCSAHPDGDYHNGQSASSIAISTLVAGSKKRCQTKKRSETRRYSSNPSLDASHADLTTRTDMYNKTPPAEGMFEFSTEETAAGYAKTPIDSTRLQRGPATRRRSMMV; translated from the exons ATGGCCCGCCTCAACGATCTTCCTCCGGCAACGGAGTCTCTTGAATCTT TGAAGCGACGATTTATTCGACAGAATAGGGAAATTGCCCGAGCAAACTCAATTCAATCCGCGCGGATAAGAACCCTTGAATCCGAAGTGTCCCGACTCCTTACCGAAAACGTTGCCCTTCGCGATGAAATTAGTTATCTGAATAGGGAAGTTGAGAAGTGTCAGGGTAGTCAGCGCTTCGGTAACCAGTTGTTCTCTGTCAAAGAGAAACTTGAAGCAAAACTAGCCGAGCTATCCATTTTGGTTACCGATCTTGGTTCGTTGCCTCGGAGGGCACACCCTATTACGCCAAAGGAATCGCATAGTTCTGATTTCTTGCGGTCTCCTTCCTGTTGCCGACAAAATGTGAAGCCTGAAAAGACTGTCTCGACAGGAGACGAAGATAGACTTCCTGTCATCTGCGAAGATAAATATTTTCCGAGGTTAACTCCTGA GGTTGAAGAAATTCCCGAATCACCAATAAACGATCAACTGCAAGAAGACACGCTACCTTGTTCGATATCAGGGTCGCTTTTATCTCTTCCTGCTAATGTTTCCAGTCCTTTCTTCGCAGAGAAATCACCCGAGAGCAGTAAATGCTCCAAGGTCAATTTATTGTCCCAAAATAAATTGCCGGCCCTTGAACCGCGAAGGAAACGTAGAGATAGCTCGTTTCTACAAGATATTCTTCCCAACGCTGAGCGGTTTACAGACCCAGATGGATATGGCCATATACCTCCAAGGGCCGGATCCAAACGAAAATTCGATGTACAGGAAGAGGGAGAGCCCAGCTCAGCGCATTCCAACTGTCAAGATGATTTTCAGTTCACCCGCCTAAATGCATCATCCGAGGACCTGCCACAGGAGATAGATATCCGTAGCGAGGACCAACCCATACAGAGAGTCTTCAAACACAAAAGGCAACCTGTGGGGGGAAAGAAGCCTGGGCGTCGAGCCTTAGGACCAA AGAGCACAAACACAAACCTAAGGTCACCGGTTAAAACTGATTCAGAAAAAGTTCAGCTGAGAGGTGAAGGAAAACGACATTTCACACAGATCAATGGAACACCGTGTAGCAGGACAATAAAGGACGAGCGCGGCAGTTTCGACAAGCTAAAGTCTAGCGTTTTAGAACCTAACTTATCTGAATTCAACCCGAAGGCACCCATAAAGGGAGCCCGTTCACCCAAGGAAGTGGGCCACTGTTTAGACACCAACCCACCAGTTGCTACCCCAAATATGGTCGATCGCGCTGCAACATCCGAAAGCGCAGACATACTCCCAGAGCCGGGTCCGACGGACGGCAAAGCATCTGCAAATACAAGGACTAGACAGTCTAGACGATCAAGAGGACCTGTGAGCTATGCCGAGCCAAACCTCAGAGATAAAATGAGACGCCCCACAGAGGAGCTTGTTGATGCCGTTGGGGAAGACAGATTTCGGCGTATTTCGAGATCGCAGCCCGAACATTTCCAAACGCCCGAAGAAGGTGACACTATAAATAACAATCCCGTCCAGGCGCCCCAGGATCCGCCAACAAAATTACCCGATCATGAACAAATGGCGGAGGGATGTTCCGCCCATCCTGACGGGGATTACCATAACGGGCAATCAGCATCTAGCATTGCTATTTCAACTCTTGTTGCGGGAAGTAAAAAGCGTTGCCAGACAAAAAAGCGAAGTGAAACACGGAGGTACTCGTCAAACCCATCACTTGATGCTAGCCATGCCGATTTGACGACGAGGACtgatatgtacaacaaaACACCACCTGCTGAAGGGATGTTTGAGTTCTCCACGGAGGAGACTGCGGCTGGCTATGCTAAAACCCCAATCGACTCAACGCGCTTGCAACGCGGCCCTGCCACTAGGAGACGGAGTATGATGGTCTAA
- the YPI1 gene encoding Type 1 phosphatases regulator ypi1 (EggNog:ENOG410PTF8~COG:S), which produces MARTRPPNPPAPSITTTHVESSNIQQTRRGIPITGTLRLRGEATATEESPAERRHIRWAEDVVDNEGQGKKSSKVCCIYHKPREVGESSSESDSSDSDSSESNSDSEIDSGEARMTNSRSPRRHLHNHDHGGSEHSGHGRKRPKTKPKVNAYERVPKYNEKREGTGKGP; this is translated from the exons ATGGCGCGAACAAGGCCTCCAAACCCGCCCGCCCCTAGTATAACTACTACCCATGTCGAATCCTCCAACATCCAACAGACAAGACGGGGAATACCGATTACTGGAACCCTAAGGCTACGAGGTGAGGCAACGGCCACAGAGGAGAGCCCTGCCGAACGGAGACATATACGATGGGCTGAAGACGTTGTCGACAACGAAGGACAAGGCAAAAAGAGCTCAAAAG TCTGTTGCATATATCATAAGCCCCGAGAGGTTGGCGAAAGCAGTTCAGAGTCAGATTCTTCCGACTCCGACTCTTCCGAGAGCAATAGCGACAGCGAAATCGATAGTGGAGAAGCAAGAATGACCAACAGCCGCTCTCCGAGACGTCATTTACACAATCATGATCATGGTGGCAGTGAGCATTCAGGTCACGGCAGAAAACGACCAAAAACGAAACCAAAGGTAAACGCTTATGAGCGGGTGCCGAAGTATAACGAAAAACGGGAAGGCACTGGGAAAGGCCCTTGA
- the CRM1_2 gene encoding Karyopherin transporter (EggNog:ENOG410PI0K~COG:U,Y~BUSCO:767at33183), protein MSVSIQELDNTVRAFYEGSGDVRKQAQQSLTEFKQNPEAWLLVGNILQESNYVQTKYLALQVLDDVIMTRWKVLPREQCQGIRNFIVNCIIEHSKTEEKLKSERAFLNKLNLVLVSILKQEWPHNWPTFINEIISSCHTSLSICENNMAILRLLSEEVFDYSQDQMTSTKARNLKTTMCQEFSSIFQLCSEVLNTATQSSLIKATLETLLRFLNWIPLGYVFETPIINTLLNRFLDVPDFRNVTLKCLTEIGSLQVGPQFSYDEKLVQMFTETLTTVSKIIPLSLDLRQTYAASNSRDQEFVLNLALFLTNFFSVRLHLIERLPNLDYLTHGHFYLIRISQIDDREIFKICLEYWTRLVQELYEEMQQLPITDINPLVSMGVSGLSNGGAPNPSTLANYPLRKHKYAEVLSSLRTVMIEKMVRPEEVLIVENDEGEIVREFVKESDTIQLYKTTRECLVYLTHLDVVDTENIMADKLAKQVDGTEWSWANCNTLCWAIGSISGAMNEETEKRFLVTVIKDLLGLTEMKRGKDNKAVVASNIMYIVGQYPRFLKAHWKFLKTVVNKLFEFMHETHEGVQDMACDTFIKIANKCKRHFVVHQPGEAEPFIDEIIGSMSKITCDLSPQQIHTFYEACGYMISAQGQKSIQDRLIENLMSLPNAAWDSIINRANQDPATLQDGETIKVVGNIMKTNVAACSSIGSYFYSQIGRIYHDMLNMYRASSQLINDAVARDGK, encoded by the exons ATGTCTGTTTCGATACAGGAGCTGGACAACACTGTCCGAGCTTTCTACGAAGGCTCAGGCGATGTT AGAAAACAAGCGCAACAATCATTAACAGAG TTCAAACAAAACCCCGAGGCCTGGTTATTAGTGGGAAATATTCTACAAGAGTCGAACTATGTTCAAACAAAAT ATTTGGCCTTGCAGGTCTTAGACGATGTGATTATGACACGATGGAAGGTTCTTCCGCGAGAGCAATGTCAAG GTATCCGAAACTTCATCGTCAATTGCATCATTGAACACTCCAAAACTGAGGAAAAGTTGAAGAGCGAAAGAGCATTTTTGAATAAACTCAACCTCGTCCTCGTTTCGATCTTGAAACAAGAATGGCCGCATAATTGGCCTACGTTTATTAACGAAATAATTTCATCTTGCCACACGAGTTTGTCCATCTGCGAGAACAACATGGCGATCCTTCGTTTATTGTCCGAGGAAGTTTTCGACTATTCCCAGGACCAAATGACTTCGACAAAGGCACGGAACCTGAAAACCACAATGTGTCAAGAGTTTTCTTCTATATTTCAACTATGTTCCGAGGTTCTTAATACTGCTACTCAAAGCAGCTTAATCAAAGCGACACTAGAAACGCTTCTCCGGTTTCTCAATTGGATCCCGTTAGGTTACGTTTTTGAGACACCTATCATCAATACTCTTCTCAATCGTTTCTTGGACGTGCCCGACTTTCGAAACGTAACATTAAAGTGCTTGACCGAGATCGGGAGTCTACAGGTTGGACCTCAATTTTCGTACGACGAGAAGTTGGTACAGATGTTTACGGAGACTTTGACAACTGTTTCCAAAATCATTCCCCTATCATTAGATTTAAGGCAAACTTACGCGGCTAGCAACTCCAGGGATCAAGAGTTTGTTCTCAACTTGGCACTTTTTCTCACAAACTTCTTTAGTGTGCGCTTACAT cttaTCGAAAGGCTCCCCAATCTTGACTACCTGACTCACGGACATTTTTACCTCATCCGCATTAGCCAAATTGACGATCGTGAGATTTTCAAGATCTGTCTGGAGTACTGGACAAGACTAGTCCAGGAGCTATATGAAGAAATGCAGCAACTCCCAATAACGGATATCAACCCTTTAGTTAGCATGGGTGTGAGCGGTTTGTCAAATGGAGGGGCTCCTAATCCTAGCACTCTTGCCAATTATCCTCTTCGCAAACATAAATACGCCGAGGTCTTGTCGAGTCTCAGAACTGTGATGATTGAAAAGATGGTGCGGCCGGAAGAAGTGTTAATTGTCGAGAATGATGAAGGCGAAATCGTTCGCGAATTCGTCAAGGAGAGTGATACGATCCAGCTATATAAAACTACAAGGGAATGTTTGGTATATCTTACGCATCTTGATGTTGTCGATACAGAGAATATCATGGCAGACAAGCTAGCCAAGCAAGTTGATGGGACCGAGTGGTCATGGGCGAACTGCAACACTTTATGTTGGGCCATTGGGTCGATATCTGGAGCAATGAatgaagaaacagaaaagagATTCCTCGTCACCGTTATTAAAGATCTCCTTGGACTCACCGAAATGAAGCGCGGGAAAGATAACAAAGCAGTGGTGGCGAGTAACATCATGTACATCGTCGGACAGTATCCCAGAtttttgaaagcacactgGAAGTTCTTGAAAACGGTGGTTAACAAGCTTTTCGAATTCATGCATGAAACTCATGAAG GCGTCCAGGATATGGCCTGTGATACATTTATTAAAATTGCCAACAAATGTAAAAGGCATTTTGTTGTGCACCAGCCCGGCGAGGCAGAGCCCTTCATCGACGAAATTATTGGATCAATGAGCAAGATTACCTGCGACTTGTCCCCTCAGCAAATTCACACTTTCTATGAAGCTTGCGGCTATATGATTTCCGCCCAGGGTCAAAAGTCAATACAGGATCGGTTGATTGAAAACTTGATGTCATTACCAAATGCCGCGTGGGATAGCATTATAAATCGGGCGAACCAGGATCCTGCAACTTTGCAAGATGGGGAGACGATTAAAGTTGTAGGTAACATCATGAAAACGAATGTCGCTGCGTGTTCCTCGATCGGGAGTTATTTCTATTCCCAAATAGGCCGTATTTATCATGATATGCTGAACATGTACCGGGCTTCCAGTCAACTGATTAACGATGCGGTTGCGAGAGATGGCAAGTGA
- a CDS encoding uncharacterized protein (EggNog:ENOG410PREG~COG:S) gives MAHGPRPTGMFGPSAGSSLRQPNGLSSSSSQNSSILAARVAAKKAELEDLVQLRDVSSALATQMEVLNGKLETLRDGTEAVACVMANWENVLRAINMASATMTRTNNRAVESTHQQGSIDNPQGSSLPAPLVRIPAEPLESTPGNEP, from the exons ATGGCCCATGGCCCGCGGCCGACCGGCATGTTCGGACCATCTGCCGGGTCATCCTTACGACAGCCAAACGGCCTGTCTAGCTCGTCTTCGCAAAACTCGTCCATTCTTGCTGCCCGAGTCGCCGCTAAAAAGGCTGAGCTTGAAGACCTTGTACAGCTGCGCGATGTCAGTAGCGCGTTGGCGACCCAAATGGAAGTATTAAACGGGAAACTTGAAACACTACGTGATGGCACAGAAG CTGTTGCTTGTGTTATGGCAAATTGGGAGAATGTGTTGAGGGCTATCAATATGGCGTCGG CAACAATGACTCGGACCAACAACAGAGCTGTTGAATCAACACATCAACAGGGCAGCATTGACAACCCTCAGGGGTCCTCCCTCCCCGCTCCGCTAGTGCGCATCCCAGCTGAACCGCTGGAATCAACTCCAGGAAACGAGCCTTAG
- a CDS encoding uncharacterized protein (SECRETED:SignalP(1-17)~EggNog:ENOG410PY6K), which translates to MKLTAAALLSSLAFASAWNLDLYTTDKRHVKTHGTRDSGCKNIEFHPALKVNRANFRPATNNWPDPKTFELYASKNCKKLSYRNGKGNHKMSARTIRSYKVY; encoded by the coding sequence ATGAAACTCACTGCGGCTGCTCTACTTTCTTCCCTCGCTTTCGCCTCAGCGTGGAACCTGGATCTTTACACCACCGACAAGCGCCATGTCAAAACGCACGGAACCAGAGACTCCGGCTGTAAGAACATCGAGTTCCACCCTGCGCTCAAAGTTAACCGTGCAAATTTCCGTCCCGCAACCAATAACTGGCCTGACCCAAAGACTTTCGAGCTTTATGCTAGTAAGAACTGCAAAAAGTTGAGCTACCGTAACGGCAAAGGCAATCACAAGATGTCCGCCAGAACCATTCGCAGTTACAAAGTCTACTAA
- the CRM1_1 gene encoding Karyopherin transporter (EggNog:ENOG410PI0K~COG:U,Y), translating into MVNTRMVPPLLEAVLVDYNRNVPDAREAEVLNVMTTIIHKLHNLMEDKVPIIMESVFECTLEMINKDFHEYPEHRVSFFKLLQAINLYCFPALLKLDASQFKFVIDSCMWASKHDNREVENTGLTMCLELMNNMAETDLQTSSIFFRQFYIPILQDVFFVLTDTDHKAGFKSQAMLLSRMFFFVTTNKIQQPIYSPEQAPMGTSNREFLQEYVGSLLQSAFKNLQEVQVKQFVQGLFTLNDDFAKFKTHLRDFLISLKEFAGDNAELYAEEREQALREAKAAERDRAMKVGGLLKPAEMDQEDEL; encoded by the exons ATGGTTAACACCAGAATGGTACCGCCACTTCTCGAAGCTGTCCTAGTAGACTATAATCGAAATGTGCCAGATGCTCGAGAGGCAGAAGTTTTGAATGTTATGACTACCATTATTCATAAACTTCAT AATCTCATGGAAGATAAGGTTCCAATCATTATGGAGAGCGTCTTTGAATGCACTCTCGAGATGATTAATAAAGATTTCCACGAGTATCCGGAGCATCGTGTCAGCTTTTTCAAGCTTCTCCAGGCTATCAATCTCTATTGCTTCCCAGCCCTCCTTAAATTGGACGCCAGCCAGTTCAAATTTGTTATCGATTCTTGCATGTGGGCTAGTAAACATGATAACCGAGAAGTGGAAAACACTGGCCTTACCATGTGTCTTGAACTAATGAACAACATGGCAGAGACTGACCTACAAACGTCAAGCATTTTCTTCCGTCAATTTTACATTCCCATTTTGCAGGATGTTTTCTTCGTTCTCACTGATACGGATCACAAAGCCG GTTTCAAGTCTCAAGCGATGCTCCTTTCGCGCATGTTCTTCTTCGTTACTACCAATAAAATCCAACAGCCCATCTATTCCCCTGAACAAGCACCTATGGGAACTTCAAACAGAGAATTTTTACAGGAATATGTGGGAAGTTTGCTCCAGAGTGCCTTTAAAAACCTTCAAGA GGTGCAAGTAAAACAGTTTGTTCAAGGCCTATTCACTCTGAACGATGACTTTGCGAAGTTCAAGACGCATCTGAGAGACTTTTTGATTTCACTAAAAGAGTTTGCCGGGGATAACGCGGAGTTGTATGCTGAAGAAAGGGAACAAGCCCTTAGAGAAGCAAAGGCTGCTGAAAGAGACCGGGCAATGAAAGTGGGCGGTCTCTTAAAACCGGCGGAGATGGACCAGGAGGATGAACTTTGA